In Actinomycetota bacterium, one genomic interval encodes:
- the clpP gene encoding ATP-dependent Clp endopeptidase proteolytic subunit ClpP, translated as MSLIPIVIEQTNRGERSFDIYSRLLNERIVFLGSEIDDNVANVIIAQLLHLESDDPEKDIQLYINSPGGLITDTLAIYDTMQYIKPDVSTHCIGQAASGAAVLLLSGAVGKRFALPNSRVLLHQPHGGASGQAVDIDIQAKEILRMRRLLDEIIAKHTGQSIEKISSDTDRDYIMTAEEAKNYGVVDEVVAERKK; from the coding sequence ATGAGTCTGATACCGATAGTAATAGAGCAGACCAATCGAGGCGAGAGATCATTTGATATATACTCCCGTCTCTTAAACGAGAGGATAGTCTTTTTGGGCAGTGAGATAGATGACAATGTGGCCAACGTGATCATCGCCCAGCTCCTTCATCTCGAGTCTGATGATCCCGAGAAGGACATCCAGCTCTATATCAATAGCCCAGGCGGGCTGATAACCGACACCTTGGCCATCTATGACACGATGCAGTACATAAAACCGGACGTTTCGACCCACTGCATCGGTCAGGCGGCAAGCGGCGCAGCCGTTCTACTTCTTTCGGGAGCGGTTGGCAAGAGGTTCGCTCTGCCAAATTCGCGAGTGCTTCTACATCAACCGCACGGCGGGGCCAGTGGCCAGGCTGTTGATATAGACATCCAAGCTAAAGAAATACTTAGGATGCGTCGATTACTCGATGAGATAATAGCCAAGCATACTGGCCAAAGCATAGAGAAGATATCCTCAGACACCGATCGCGATTACATAATGACTGCCGAGGAGGCCAAGAATTACGGCGTGGTCGATGAGGTAGTTGCTGAGAGGAAAAAATAG
- the tig gene encoding trigger factor → MKVEVERGEKNKVILKVEVPKEDVAKGMVAAYAKISKKVNVPGFRKGKVPKKVIDSHFGEGLVIDEMIKEVVPGSYERAVAESNVEPIDLPKIDVKEAGADHLVYQAEVEVKPEVILGDYKKISVKKAEVKVTDDEVKAQIESARNRKATLSVADDRLVREGDFVMIDFEGLLDGKEFEGGSGIDSMIEIGGQMLLPGFDKNLIGAGVGDELSFSIDATADFDAVEIAGKKVDFKVIVKEIKVKNLPEPNDEFADMAAGCKDMAEYKADIKKKLTDIKAAKAEEDFHREILIKLAEESKVDIPAIMVDRRVDDMVSQFMVGMKSRGVGSDEYFKATGSSPDILKESFKERAAGTVKESLVLEALAKKEKIEVSFEEVDKEIGELADGIGEEKEDLKKTLQERGVISDIEDDLLMRKAMERLVEMVKAKADKKDNKEEETGK, encoded by the coding sequence TTGAAGGTAGAAGTAGAGCGCGGCGAAAAGAATAAGGTCATCTTGAAGGTGGAGGTCCCCAAGGAGGATGTGGCAAAGGGGATGGTGGCCGCTTATGCCAAGATATCCAAGAAGGTCAATGTCCCCGGTTTTCGCAAAGGAAAGGTTCCCAAAAAGGTCATAGACTCCCATTTTGGAGAGGGATTGGTCATCGATGAGATGATCAAAGAGGTCGTTCCGGGCTCCTACGAACGGGCTGTGGCCGAATCGAATGTGGAGCCGATAGATCTTCCCAAGATCGACGTCAAGGAAGCCGGGGCAGATCATCTGGTCTATCAGGCTGAAGTCGAGGTCAAACCCGAAGTGATCCTTGGCGACTACAAGAAGATATCGGTCAAGAAGGCTGAAGTTAAGGTGACCGACGACGAGGTCAAGGCCCAGATTGAGTCGGCTAGAAACCGGAAGGCAACCTTGAGCGTAGCCGATGATAGGCTGGTAAGAGAGGGCGATTTTGTCATGATCGACTTCGAGGGTCTTTTGGACGGCAAAGAGTTTGAGGGTGGCTCAGGGATCGACTCAATGATCGAGATCGGAGGCCAGATGCTCCTTCCCGGATTTGACAAGAACCTGATCGGAGCCGGCGTCGGAGACGAATTGAGCTTTTCCATAGACGCAACGGCCGATTTCGATGCTGTCGAGATTGCGGGCAAAAAAGTAGATTTCAAGGTAATCGTCAAGGAGATAAAGGTCAAAAACCTTCCCGAGCCAAACGACGAATTTGCCGATATGGCGGCCGGCTGCAAAGATATGGCCGAGTATAAGGCCGATATCAAAAAGAAGTTGACCGATATCAAGGCAGCCAAAGCTGAGGAGGACTTTCATAGGGAGATACTGATTAAACTAGCCGAAGAGTCAAAGGTTGATATACCCGCTATAATGGTTGATAGGAGGGTAGATGATATGGTGAGTCAATTTATGGTCGGCATGAAGTCCCGTGGTGTCGGGAGCGACGAGTATTTCAAGGCTACAGGGTCAAGTCCCGATATTCTCAAGGAGTCTTTCAAAGAGAGGGCGGCCGGGACCGTAAAGGAGTCACTCGTTCTTGAGGCGCTGGCCAAAAAAGAGAAGATAGAAGTCTCTTTCGAAGAGGTCGACAAGGAGATTGGTGAGCTGGCCGACGGGATAGGCGAGGAGAAGGAAGACCTCAAGAAGACATTGCAAGAGAGGGGCGTCATATCAGATATCGAGGACGATTTATTGATGAGAAAGGCGATGGAACGCCTGGTCGAAATGGTTAAAGCCAAGGCGGATAAGAAGGACAATAAAGAGGAGGAAACGGGTAAATGA
- a CDS encoding XTP/dITP diphosphatase, with product MKIIIASKNDGKIREIVEILGLKPSQVLTYKDFSDWPDIEETGATFEENARIKAQALTECHDMAALADDSGLQVDHLGGKPGVLSARYAGVQGDDNANVAKLLKEMEGVPEDGRSARFVCLAVLTLPGGKNYSTCGDCKGAIATEPRGLKGFGYDPVFVPDGYNKTMAELEPEFKNELSHRGKAFRQMKEIIEVLRD from the coding sequence ATGAAGATCATAATAGCCAGCAAGAACGACGGAAAGATAAGGGAGATCGTCGAGATACTGGGCTTAAAACCGTCTCAAGTCTTGACCTACAAGGACTTTTCTGACTGGCCTGATATCGAAGAGACAGGGGCCACCTTTGAAGAGAATGCGAGAATAAAGGCTCAGGCCTTGACGGAGTGCCATGATATGGCCGCCTTGGCCGACGACTCCGGTCTTCAGGTCGATCATTTGGGCGGCAAGCCCGGGGTCTTATCGGCAAGATACGCCGGAGTTCAAGGTGACGATAACGCCAACGTTGCAAAGCTGCTCAAGGAGATGGAGGGCGTGCCGGAAGACGGAAGATCGGCTAGATTCGTCTGCTTGGCCGTCCTTACGCTTCCAGGCGGCAAGAACTATTCTACCTGCGGCGACTGCAAAGGAGCGATCGCAACCGAACCAAGGGGCCTTAAAGGCTTTGGTTACGACCCGGTCTTCGTCCCGGATGGCTATAATAAAACCATGGCTGAACTTGAACCAGAATTCAAAAATGAGCTTAGTCATCGAGGCAAGGCTTTTCGGCAGATGAAGGAGATAATAGAGGTCCTAAGAGATTGA
- the rph gene encoding ribonuclease PH: protein MSFRVDGRAYDELRKIAIHRNYIAHAEGSVLIELGGTRVICTATVEEGKVPPFLRGSGQGWVTAEYSMLPRSTTIRSSRESSLGRVGGRTHEIQRLIGRSLRSVIDLKKLGELTIWIDADVIQADGGTRTAAITGSFVALFDAVKYLYDQDKFDSFPIGAGVAATSVGIVGGRPHLDLSFVEDSAAEVDMNVVMTTAMEFIEVQGTAESKPFNRAEFDELLNLAEVGLLELIEAQKALIGEDFERFIPFSGTG, encoded by the coding sequence ATGTCTTTTAGGGTTGACGGCAGGGCTTACGACGAGCTTAGAAAGATCGCTATTCATAGGAACTATATCGCTCACGCCGAAGGCTCGGTCTTAATTGAGCTCGGAGGCACCAGGGTCATCTGCACGGCCACCGTAGAGGAGGGCAAGGTACCGCCATTCCTTCGGGGGAGCGGCCAGGGCTGGGTCACGGCCGAATACTCGATGCTTCCCAGATCTACAACCATAAGAAGTAGCCGCGAATCGTCGCTTGGCCGGGTGGGGGGAAGGACCCATGAGATACAACGCCTGATCGGACGGTCTCTTCGTTCGGTTATCGATCTGAAAAAGCTTGGCGAGTTGACCATTTGGATAGATGCAGATGTCATCCAAGCCGACGGCGGTACCAGGACGGCCGCAATAACCGGCTCCTTCGTAGCTCTGTTTGATGCCGTGAAATACCTTTATGATCAGGATAAGTTCGACTCATTTCCGATCGGGGCCGGGGTGGCCGCAACCAGCGTCGGTATAGTGGGAGGAAGGCCCCATCTTGATCTCTCCTTCGTGGAGGACTCGGCGGCCGAGGTCGACATGAATGTTGTCATGACGACGGCCATGGAGTTTATCGAGGTGCAGGGAACGGCCGAGTCTAAGCCCTTCAACAGGGCAGAGTTCGATGAGCTCTTGAACCTGGCCGAGGTCGGCCTCCTGGAGCTGATCGAAGCTCAAAAGGCATTGATCGGAGAAGATTTCGAGAGGTTCATTCCGTTTTCCGGGACGGGGTAG
- a CDS encoding MBL fold metallo-hydrolase: protein MKLTILGASAAYPGVGQACSGYLLEDGETRLLIDIGTGSLSNLLRWIDPSDLDALIITHLHPDHFLDIYPLRYHYQFDASRPDFRLKTFAPTGAFELIGSILPEGAGAEMSRIFDFNDIVDGMSLGISTLKLKFDRTRHSIETFAVTVSGDKRFVYTADTGYFEGMVRIAAGADLLLSEATLQQAHLGMTEDHLAAEEAAHLAKEAGAKRLILTHIWPTYDKAVSLAEAKGIGFKGVESAEEGQIFQF, encoded by the coding sequence GTGAAGCTGACTATCCTTGGAGCCTCGGCCGCCTACCCCGGCGTCGGCCAGGCTTGCAGTGGTTATCTGCTTGAAGATGGAGAGACAAGGCTTCTGATAGATATCGGGACGGGATCATTGAGCAACCTGTTGAGGTGGATCGATCCCTCTGATCTCGATGCCTTGATAATAACCCATCTCCATCCCGATCACTTTCTTGATATCTATCCCTTAAGATATCATTATCAATTCGACGCCTCTAGGCCGGATTTCAGACTGAAAACCTTCGCTCCAACCGGGGCTTTTGAGCTGATCGGATCGATACTGCCCGAAGGTGCCGGGGCAGAGATGTCCCGTATCTTTGATTTCAATGATATAGTTGATGGCATGAGCCTGGGCATCTCCACTCTCAAGCTGAAATTCGACAGGACCCGGCACTCCATAGAGACTTTTGCCGTTACTGTCAGCGGAGATAAGAGATTCGTCTATACGGCCGACACCGGGTATTTCGAGGGGATGGTAAGGATTGCGGCCGGCGCAGACCTTCTGCTCTCAGAGGCTACATTACAACAAGCTCATTTGGGCATGACCGAAGATCATCTTGCGGCCGAGGAGGCGGCTCACCTTGCCAAGGAGGCGGGCGCAAAGAGGCTGATTTTGACCCACATCTGGCCGACTTACGACAAGGCGGTCTCACTTGCTGAGGCCAAAGGGATCGGTTTTAAAGGGGTCGAGTCGGCCGAAGAAGGCCAGATATTTCAGTTTTAG
- a CDS encoding QueT transporter family protein produces the protein MTKYRDIKINFITRAALIAALYAGLTVAFAPISYGQVQLRISEALTALAFFEPAVVPGLFIGCMIANIYGGLGPWDIFFGSFLTLAAAIMTWRIGAHFLKRPTKGHPHIGALLGLTPPVLFNAFGVALILKMVLGLPYWLSVVYVGLGEAVSVYGLGYPLLLFLLKRGGVPKDGS, from the coding sequence ATGACTAAATATCGAGATATCAAGATAAATTTCATAACCAGAGCGGCCCTGATAGCCGCCCTCTACGCTGGCTTAACGGTCGCTTTTGCCCCCATAAGCTATGGGCAGGTCCAACTCAGGATATCGGAGGCCCTGACCGCTTTAGCCTTTTTTGAGCCGGCGGTGGTACCCGGTCTATTCATCGGCTGCATGATAGCCAACATATACGGAGGTCTGGGTCCTTGGGATATCTTCTTCGGTTCCTTTCTCACCCTCGCTGCGGCCATCATGACATGGCGCATAGGCGCGCACTTTTTGAAGAGACCGACTAAAGGCCACCCCCACATCGGAGCACTTTTGGGCCTTACGCCGCCCGTATTATTCAACGCCTTCGGAGTTGCCCTGATCCTGAAGATGGTCCTTGGCCTGCCTTACTGGTTGAGCGTCGTATACGTCGGTCTTGGTGAGGCGGTCTCCGTCTACGGCCTCGGCTATCCACTTCTGCTCTTTCTCCTTAAGCGGGGAGGCGTTCCAAAGGACGGGTCTTAA
- the murI gene encoding glutamate racemase codes for MYQSFFKDSRRNLNEKPIGIFDSGVGGLTVVGEVLRQLEGESLIYFGDTARFPYGLRPAEELKRFVFQIADFLQGQGVKMIVIACNSASAAALEEAQRHFSIPIIGVVEPGARAAAQATVSRKIGVIGTQATISSGAYRRAVHAFDMGAEIFDQVTPELADFVEEGKLSGEEVEIKLKGYLKPLLDGGIDTLILGCTHYPLLGKTIEKVAGNGISLINSAKETAMEIGEILQRKGFINSGSNLKRCRFISSGDSDKFLRLGSRFLGGEIGTVEQTILG; via the coding sequence ATGTATCAGTCATTTTTCAAGGATTCGAGGCGCAATTTGAATGAGAAACCGATAGGCATCTTCGACTCGGGCGTCGGTGGGCTGACCGTGGTCGGCGAAGTCTTAAGGCAGCTTGAAGGCGAAAGCCTGATATATTTTGGCGATACGGCCCGTTTCCCCTATGGCCTGCGTCCGGCCGAGGAGCTGAAGAGATTCGTCTTTCAGATAGCCGATTTTTTGCAGGGTCAGGGCGTCAAGATGATCGTCATCGCCTGCAATAGCGCCTCGGCGGCGGCCCTAGAAGAGGCCCAGAGGCACTTTTCCATTCCGATAATCGGGGTGGTCGAACCGGGGGCCAGGGCCGCCGCCCAAGCGACCGTGAGCCGCAAAATCGGAGTCATCGGGACTCAGGCGACCATCTCGAGCGGTGCTTATCGGAGGGCGGTCCACGCCTTCGATATGGGAGCGGAAATTTTCGATCAAGTAACCCCCGAATTGGCCGACTTCGTTGAAGAGGGCAAGCTGAGCGGAGAAGAGGTCGAGATAAAATTGAAGGGTTATTTAAAACCACTATTAGACGGAGGGATAGATACCCTCATTTTGGGCTGTACCCATTACCCTCTTCTCGGTAAGACCATAGAGAAGGTGGCGGGGAACGGCATAAGCCTCATAAACTCGGCCAAAGAGACGGCCATGGAGATAGGGGAGATATTGCAGAGGAAGGGTTTTATTAATTCCGGCAGCAATCTGAAAAGATGCAGGTTCATATCGAGCGGCGATTCAGATAAGTTTTTGAGGCTCGGCAGCCGCTTTCTGGGTGGAGAAATAGGGACGGTAGAACAGACAATACTAGGATGA
- the smpB gene encoding SsrA-binding protein SmpB yields the protein MNLSEHKIVATNKKAYHDYFIDDTYEAGIVLTGNEVKSVRMGRVNLKDSFARLKGNEVFLHNMHISPYNFGRSEEQDATRPRKLLLKRYEIDRLAGKLKEKGLALVPLKVYFSHNLVKIELGLARGKKLYDKRAVIAERTSKRELERALKERSKGTRAKKSN from the coding sequence ATGAATTTGAGCGAGCATAAGATAGTTGCCACCAATAAAAAAGCATATCACGACTATTTTATAGACGACACCTATGAGGCTGGCATCGTTTTAACCGGAAACGAAGTAAAATCGGTCCGCATGGGCAGGGTTAATCTTAAAGATAGTTTCGCGCGCCTAAAGGGGAATGAAGTCTTTCTCCACAACATGCACATCAGTCCCTATAATTTCGGCCGCTCCGAGGAACAGGACGCCACCAGGCCGAGAAAGCTCCTCTTGAAGAGGTATGAAATAGATAGGCTGGCCGGAAAGCTCAAAGAGAAGGGGCTCGCTCTCGTTCCCCTCAAGGTTTACTTTTCCCACAATCTTGTTAAAATAGAGTTGGGACTCGCAAGGGGCAAGAAGCTCTATGATAAAAGGGCTGTCATTGCCGAAAGGACTTCAAAGCGTGAGTTGGAGAGAGCTCTTAAAGAGAGAAGCAAGGGGACCAGAGCGAAAAAGTCCAACTAG
- a CDS encoding branched-chain amino acid ABC transporter substrate-binding protein: protein MNKTRYFVAILLVTMLVLSGCAGATQRVSGNEIIIAVHTSLTGGLADYGYAANEAIKLANKDMPTVTVGGTEYAIKVVTYDDKGEGAEAAVVAQRAIDEGAVGVIGCLTSGNTNASMPIYAKVSIPMISGSATNPDLTEGENTNFFRTCLRDDLQGQAIGEWVAEMGYKKVVVMDDKGDYAVGLGNEVEKTLKAEGIETHREQCQEGDTDFAAQINNIKNFAADLVIFTGYHREASLLKKQMVEAGMITVAFMGGDGIKSEEIFTEAGGAANAEGIMATFGSLSQDEMPGYEKFKEAFKAATTKDPGP, encoded by the coding sequence TTGAATAAAACGAGATATTTTGTGGCGATCCTCTTGGTCACCATGCTTGTTTTGTCGGGATGCGCCGGAGCCACCCAAAGGGTGAGCGGTAACGAAATCATTATAGCCGTTCACACCAGCCTTACGGGAGGACTAGCCGACTATGGTTACGCGGCCAACGAGGCGATAAAGCTGGCCAACAAGGACATGCCGACCGTCACCGTGGGAGGGACCGAGTATGCGATCAAGGTCGTAACCTACGATGATAAGGGCGAGGGGGCCGAGGCGGCTGTGGTTGCCCAGCGGGCGATCGATGAGGGTGCAGTTGGAGTTATAGGCTGTCTTACAAGCGGTAACACCAATGCTTCCATGCCGATCTACGCCAAAGTGAGCATCCCCATGATCTCCGGCTCAGCTACAAATCCAGATTTGACCGAAGGTGAGAACACTAACTTCTTTAGAACTTGCCTCCGAGATGACCTCCAAGGTCAAGCCATCGGCGAGTGGGTGGCTGAGATGGGTTACAAGAAGGTCGTCGTCATGGATGACAAGGGAGACTATGCCGTCGGACTCGGCAATGAGGTCGAGAAGACCTTGAAAGCTGAGGGCATCGAGACCCACCGTGAACAATGCCAAGAGGGTGATACTGACTTTGCGGCTCAAATCAATAACATCAAGAACTTTGCTGCTGATTTGGTCATCTTCACAGGTTATCACCGCGAGGCTAGTCTCTTGAAGAAGCAAATGGTTGAGGCCGGTATGATCACTGTCGCCTTCATGGGAGGCGACGGCATCAAGAGCGAAGAGATCTTCACCGAGGCTGGTGGAGCCGCCAACGCAGAAGGAATCATGGCGACTTTCGGTTCTCTTTCTCAAGACGAGATGCCCGGTTATGAAAAGTTCAAAGAGGCCTTCAAGGCGGCAACGACCAAGGATCCCGGTCCTTAA
- a CDS encoding ABC transporter ATP-binding protein: MLKLENVQTHYGRIEILKRINIEVKKGEIVCLLGGNASGKSTTMKTILGIVRPTKGKVFFEDKFINDLATTERIKLGITPVPENRRLFPRLTVLENLEMGAYVRVDGEINDDLEKVYTLFPRIKERLSQLAGTLSGGEQQMVALGRAMSARPKLIVMDEPSMGLSPALVDQSFEIIKNINKQGVTIFMVEQNAHAALSIADRGYVLQTGKIVISGEAKELLKSDEIRKAYLGEV, encoded by the coding sequence TTGCTTAAGTTGGAAAACGTCCAGACCCATTACGGGCGGATAGAGATACTCAAACGCATCAACATAGAGGTAAAGAAGGGTGAGATCGTCTGTCTGCTCGGAGGAAACGCTTCCGGCAAGTCGACCACCATGAAGACGATTTTGGGGATAGTCAGGCCTACTAAGGGTAAGGTCTTCTTCGAGGATAAGTTCATTAACGATCTGGCCACCACCGAGCGGATAAAGCTCGGCATCACCCCCGTGCCAGAGAATAGGCGCCTCTTCCCCCGCTTGACCGTTCTGGAAAACCTTGAGATGGGCGCCTATGTTAGAGTTGACGGCGAGATAAATGACGATCTGGAGAAAGTATATACTCTCTTTCCGAGAATCAAGGAGCGCCTCAGTCAGCTTGCAGGAACCCTTTCGGGCGGAGAGCAACAGATGGTCGCCTTGGGCCGGGCCATGAGCGCCCGTCCCAAGCTCATCGTCATGGATGAGCCGTCGATGGGCCTCTCTCCGGCTCTGGTCGATCAGTCCTTCGAGATTATCAAGAATATAAATAAGCAAGGCGTCACCATATTTATGGTCGAACAGAACGCCCACGCCGCCCTATCGATCGCTGATCGAGGCTACGTCCTTCAAACCGGAAAAATAGTCATATCCGGCGAGGCGAAAGAGCTCCTAAAGAGCGACGAGATAAGAAAGGCTTATCTCGGGGAGGTTTAG
- the dinB gene encoding DNA polymerase IV, with product MSSLSTPKPIFGVSKSWKQPASRIVLHVDMNSYFASVEQSHRPHLKGKPVLVLSDPYGKAKGVRSVVAAASYEAKAFGVKAGMPSFEALKLVPDAIMIGGDHHKYSTLSKQFLKIFERYTDLVEPYSIDEAFLDITRSMHLFGGALKVGGMIKADVSSEIGITCSVGIGPNKLVAKMASDLQKPDGLVKVEANEIKERLWGLMVEEIPGVGRKNKIKLNLMGIRSIEELAKSSPSLLRKRFGIIGDYFHSAAWGLDDGPVLPAEAENAPKSISRSITFSKNSRDLAVLKGVLLRLTDEVAVSLREKGLKAKTLSLVVRFSDLSFVQKQKRARHPTSSTKVIFSEAAILLQAFLPARLPIRLLGVCASEITKSGHFQPSLFDSLDERTLIYEVMDEIRDKFGSESLFYGRTLDIGDHLDHRI from the coding sequence TTGAGCTCTCTTTCAACCCCAAAACCTATATTTGGCGTCTCGAAAAGCTGGAAACAGCCTGCTAGCCGGATAGTCCTTCACGTCGATATGAACTCCTACTTCGCCTCGGTCGAGCAGAGCCACAGGCCTCACCTTAAGGGCAAGCCGGTTCTGGTCCTCTCTGATCCTTACGGCAAGGCCAAAGGGGTCCGCTCGGTGGTGGCTGCGGCGAGCTATGAGGCAAAAGCCTTTGGGGTTAAGGCCGGCATGCCCTCATTTGAAGCTTTAAAACTGGTACCGGACGCCATTATGATCGGCGGCGACCATCACAAATACTCCACCCTCTCCAAGCAATTTCTGAAAATCTTCGAAAGATATACCGATCTAGTCGAGCCCTACTCAATCGACGAAGCCTTCCTAGACATCACAAGATCGATGCACCTCTTTGGGGGCGCTTTGAAGGTGGGAGGAATGATAAAGGCCGACGTCTCCTCCGAGATCGGCATCACCTGTTCGGTTGGGATCGGCCCAAACAAGCTGGTCGCCAAGATGGCAAGCGACCTTCAAAAGCCGGACGGTCTGGTGAAGGTCGAAGCGAATGAGATCAAGGAGCGCCTCTGGGGTTTAATGGTTGAGGAGATACCGGGCGTTGGAAGAAAGAATAAGATCAAGTTGAATCTTATGGGTATAAGAAGTATAGAGGAGCTGGCCAAAAGCTCGCCCTCCCTCTTAAGAAAGCGCTTTGGCATCATCGGAGACTACTTTCACAGCGCCGCCTGGGGGCTAGATGATGGGCCGGTCTTGCCAGCCGAAGCGGAGAATGCGCCCAAATCAATCTCCCGCTCGATAACCTTCTCCAAAAATAGCAGAGATTTGGCCGTGCTCAAAGGGGTGCTCTTAAGGCTCACCGACGAAGTTGCCGTAAGCCTTAGAGAAAAAGGGTTAAAGGCAAAGACCCTATCTTTGGTGGTTCGCTTCAGCGATTTAAGTTTCGTCCAAAAACAGAAGCGCGCACGCCACCCCACCTCAAGCACTAAGGTCATCTTTAGCGAGGCGGCCATCCTTCTTCAAGCTTTCTTACCCGCCCGTTTGCCGATTCGCCTTCTTGGAGTCTGTGCCTCAGAGATCACAAAGAGCGGCCACTTCCAACCCTCTCTATTCGATTCTTTAGACGAGCGGACTCTTATCTATGAGGTAATGGATGAGATTCGAGATAAGTTCGGAAG